A single window of Nicotiana tomentosiformis chromosome 1, ASM39032v3, whole genome shotgun sequence DNA harbors:
- the LOC104092127 gene encoding protein NRT1/ PTR FAMILY 5.5 isoform X3: MVYRILSITWANIPVHYALWMLMVYLTDVWKLKLTDAAAIVSVFFGLLTILQSVMLFSAHGLFGNYPVLMGSIFAYCVGMGFLTMSTPPVLAKATGTCSAYQPECIGEGQRILFYIALALCALGTAGQAVSLRAFLLEQLGQNANSPSIWSLQRYAVILFKAAAVLGFSYISPWSLWFGVPAICYTVAAFIFFSGSCTYKYVKPEGSPITTLFRVFAASISKLFYRLPTDVSQLYNISDPGIQSLPHTNSLRCLDKAAIILPDQTLEQQLRNRWRLCSVAEVEATKFVIRKFPLCMTYILGGVLTSLSYTYFLEQAKTMNNKVGNLRIPLAVFLWFQFEAREQFQKIYHIFMNWRWGSEAKPSAPRVGVAVSIILGVLCTITAAKVESRRLAMVKMYSLAGETDEKIPMTVFWLLPQYLLLGAADGMVGNSLENYYNMYFEPISASYMITAVNLMHGLGCISNILIVYVVSKVSQRGNKVSWLQDTLNKSRVDKYYWTLSWLLAIAFVLFVVISLWHAYRRSKEEARTVHVERSVAYVGGELIYETTITMGNRRSNNIIAMLPSSDMFIHY, translated from the exons ATGGTTTACAGAATCTTAT CCATTACTTGGGCTAATATTCCCGTGCATTATGCTCTGTGGATGTTGATGGTGTACTTGACTGATGTATGGAAGCTCAAACTCACAGACGCAGCTGCAATTGTCAGCGTCTTCTTTGGTTTGCTGACAATCCTACAGTCAGTCATGCTGTTTTCTGCTCATGGTTTATTCGGCAACTATCCAGTGCTAATGGGTTCTATATTCGCCTATTGTGTG GGCATGGGTTTTTTAACAATGTCAACACCACCAGTCCTTGCTAAGGCTACTGGAACATGCAGTGCTTATCAGCCTGAATGCATCGGTGAAGGCCAGCGTATACTCTTCTACATAGCATTGGCTCTGTGTGCTCTGGGAACAGCTGGTCAAGCAGTAAGCTTACGCGCTTTCCTACTTGAGCAACTTGGACAAAATGCTAACAGTCCGTCTATCTGGTCTCTGCAACGTTATGCAGTGATTCTGTTCAAAGCTGCTGCTGTTTTGGGATTTTCATACATATCACCGTGGTCGCTTTGGTTTGGTGTCCCAGCAATATGTTACACAGTTGCAGCCTTTATTTTCTTTAGTGGATCTTGTACCTATAAGTATGTTAAACCAGAAGGTAGCCCGATCACTACTTTATTCCGGGTCTTTGCAGCGTCTATCTCTAAGTTATTCTATCGACTGCCTACAGATGTGTCACAGCTGTATAACATATCTGACCCTGGCATACAATCACTGCCTCACACCAATAGCCTGAG GTGTCTTGATAAGGCTGCAATAATCTTGCCCGACCAGACTCTAGAGCAGCAACTGAGGAATAGATGGAGGCTTTGCAGCGTTGCTGAGGTTGAAGCTACTAAATTTGTAATTCGCAAGTTCCCACTGTGTATGACCTACATTCTTGGTGGGGTTTTGACTTCTCTGTCATACACCTACTTTCTAGAGCAAGCAAAGACTATGAACAATAAGGTCGGGAACCTAAGAATTCCTCTAGCTGTCTTCCTATGGTTCCAATTTGAAGCAAGAGAACAGTTTCAAAAAATATATCACATATTTATGAATTGGCGATGGGGTTCAGAAGCAAAACCATCAGCTCCTAGAGTGGGGGTTGCAGTATCCATCATTTTGGGGGTATTATGCACTATTACTGCTGCAAAAGTGGAGTCAAGAAGACTCGCTATGGTAAAGATGTATAGTTTAGCAGGCGAGACGGACGAAAAAATTCCAATGACTGTGTTCTGGCTGCTTCCACAGTATCTTCTTCTTGGGGCAGCAGACGGGATGGTTGGAAACAGCCTGGAGAATTACTACAATATGTACTTTGAGCCCATATCTGCCTCGTATATGATCACTGCCGTCAATTTGATGCACGGGTTAGGATGTATAAGCAACATTTTGATAGTGTACGTAGTGAGTAAGGTTAGTCAGAGGGGGAATAAAGTAAGTTGGCTTCAGGATACGCTGAATAAGAGTCGAGTTGATAAGTATTACTGGACTCTGTCGTGGCTATTAGCTATTGCATTTGTTTTGTTTGTTGTAATTAGTCTGTGGCATGCATACAGGCGATCAAAAGAAGAAGCACGAACAGTGCACGTTGAACGAAGTGTTGCCTACGTTGGGGGTGAACTAATTTATGAGACGACAATTACAATGGGAAACAGGCGCAGTAACAACATCATCGCCATGCTTCCTTCTTCTGATATGTTCATACATTACTAG
- the LOC104092127 gene encoding protein NRT1/ PTR FAMILY 5.5 isoform X4: protein MVYRILSISWVTVPVHYALWMLMVYLTDVWKLKLTDAAAIVNVFLGLQAIPQSVILFSAHGLFGNYPVLLGSIFACCVGMGFLTMSTPPVLAKATGTCSAYQPECIGEGQRILFYIALALSALGAAGQAVSFPSFLVEQLGENANRPCIWFLQCFAVILFKAAAVLGFSYISPWSLWFGVPAICYTVAAFIFLSGSCTYKYVKPEGSPITTLFRVLAASISKLFYQLPTDASQLYNVSDRNRQYVPHTNGLRCLDKAAIILPDQTLEQQLRNRWRLCSIAEIEVTKFAIRTFPMSVTFILGGVMTSLSYTYFLEQAKTMNNKVGHLRIPLAVFLWFQLEAREQFPKLYHILVNWRWGSEAKPSAPRVGVAVSIILGVLCTITAAKVESRRLAVVKSYGLAGETDEKIPMTVFWLLPQYLLLGAVEGMFAKSFNSYYSGYFEPISASYMLSGCNLMQGLGCMSNILLVYIVSKVSQRGNKLSWFQDTLNKSRVDKYYWSLSWLLAIAFVLFVVISLWYAYRRSKEEARTVYIEQSVTRIGTETIYEMTYRVGNRRNNGTIIDMFPSFG, encoded by the exons ATGGTTTACAGAATCTTAT CCATTAGTTGGGTTACAGTACCGGTGCACTATGCTCTGTGGATGTTGATGGTGTATTTGACTGATGTATGGAAGCTCAAACTCACAGATGCGGCTGCAATTGTCAATGTCTTCCTTGGTTTGCAAGCAATCCCACAGTCAGTCATACTGTTTTCCGCTCATGGTTTATTCGGCAACTATCCAGTGCTATTGGGTTCTATTTTCGCCTGTTGTGTG GGCATGGGTTTTTTAACAATGTCGACACCGCCAGTCCTTGCTAAGGCTACTGGAACATGCAGTGCTTATCAGCCTGAATGCATTGGCGAAGGCCAGCGCATACTCTTCTACATAGCGTTGGCTCTGTCTGCTCTTGGGGCAGCTGGTCAAGCAGTAAGCTTTCCCTCTTTCCTAGTTGAGCAACTTGGAGAAAATGCTAACAGGCCTTGCATCTGGTTTCTGCAATGTTTTGCGGTGATTCTGTTCAAAGCTGCTGCTGTTTTGGGATTTTCATACATATCACCGTGGTCACTTTGGTTTGGTGTCCCAGCAATATGTTACACAGTGGCAGCCTTTATTTTCTTGAGCGGATCTTGTACCTATAAATATGTTAAACCAGAAGGTAGCCCTATCACTACTTTATTCCGGGTCTTAGCAGCGTCCATCTCCAAGTTATTCTATCAACTGCCTACAGATGCGTCGCAGCTGTATAACGTATCTGACCGTAATAGACAATACGTGCCTCACACCAATGGCCTGAG GTGTCTAGACAAGGCTGCAATTATCTTGCCCGACCAGACTCTGGAGCAGCAACTGAGGAATAGATGGAGGCTTTGCAGCATTGCTGAGATTGAAGTCACTAAATTTGCAATTCGCACATTCCCTATGTCAGTGACCTTCATTCTTGGGGGGGTTATGACTTCTTTGTCGTATACCTACTTTCTGGAGCAAGCAAAGACTATGAACAATAAGGTTGGACACCTAAGAATTCCTCTAGCTGTATTCCTATGGTTCCAGTTAGAAGCAAGAGAACAATTTCCAAAATTATATCACATACTTGTGAATTGGCGATGGGGTTCAGAAGCAAAACCATCAGCTCCTAGAGTGGGGGTTGCAGTATCCATCATTTTGGGTGTATTATGCACTATTACTGCTGCAAAAGTGGAGTCAAGAAGACTCGCTGTGGTAAAGAGCTATGGTTTAGCAGGCGAGACCGATGAAAAAATTCCAATGACTGTGTTCTGGCTGCTTCCACAGTATCTCCTTCTTGGGGCGGTAGAGGGGATGTTTGCAAAGAGCTTTAatagttactacagtggttactTTGAGCCCATATCTGCGTCGTACATGCTCAGTGGCTGCAATCTGATGCAGGGATTAGGATGTATGAGCAACATTTTGTTAGTGTACATAGTGAGTAAGGTTAGTCAGAGGGGAAATAAACTAAGTTGGTTTCAGGATACCCTGAATAAGAGTCGAGTTGATAAGTACTACTGGAGTCTGTCGTGGCTATTAGCTATTGCATTTGTTTTGTTTGTTGTGATTAGTCTGTGGTATGCATACAGGCGATCAAAAGAAGAAGCACGAACAGTGTACATCGAACAAAGTGTTACCCGTATTGGAACTGAAACAATTTATGAGATGACATATAGAGTGGGAAATAGGCGCAATAACGGTACCATCATTGACATGTTTCCTTCTTTTGGGTAA
- the LOC104092127 gene encoding protein NRT1/ PTR FAMILY 5.5 isoform X1: MLVIPSHSLDANMRFLNFFVAVAISWVTVPVHYALWMLMVYLTDVWKLKLTDAAAIVNVFLGLQAIPQSVILFSAHGLFGNYPVLLGSIFACCVGMGFLTMSTPPVLAKATGTCSAYQPECIGEGQRILFYIALALSALGAAGQAVSFPSFLVEQLGENANRPCIWFLQCFAVILFKAAAVLGFSYISPWSLWFGVPAICYTVAAFIFLSGSCTYKYVKPEGSPITTLFRVLAASISKLFYQLPTDASQLYNVSDRNRQYVPHTNGLRCLDKAAIILPDQTLEQQLRNRWRLCSIAEIEVTKFAIRTFPMSVTFILGGVMTSLSYTYFLEQAKTMNNKVGHLRIPLAVFLWFQLEAREQFPKLYHILVNWRWGSEAKPSAPRVGVAVSIILGVLCTITAAKVESRRLAVVKSYGLAGETDEKIPMTVFWLLPQYLLLGAVEGMFAKSFNSYYSGYFEPISASYMLSGCNLMQGLGCMSNILLVYIVSKVSQRGNKLSWFQDTLNKSRVDKYYWSLSWLLAIAFVLFVVISLWYAYRRSKEEARTVYIEQSVTRIGTETIYEMTYRVGNRRNNGTIIDMFPSFG, encoded by the exons ATGCTGGTCATACCTTCTCACTCATTAGATGCTAACATGCGGTTTTTGAATTTCTTTGTTGCTGTAGCCATTAGTTGGGTTACAGTACCGGTGCACTATGCTCTGTGGATGTTGATGGTGTATTTGACTGATGTATGGAAGCTCAAACTCACAGATGCGGCTGCAATTGTCAATGTCTTCCTTGGTTTGCAAGCAATCCCACAGTCAGTCATACTGTTTTCCGCTCATGGTTTATTCGGCAACTATCCAGTGCTATTGGGTTCTATTTTCGCCTGTTGTGTG GGCATGGGTTTTTTAACAATGTCGACACCGCCAGTCCTTGCTAAGGCTACTGGAACATGCAGTGCTTATCAGCCTGAATGCATTGGCGAAGGCCAGCGCATACTCTTCTACATAGCGTTGGCTCTGTCTGCTCTTGGGGCAGCTGGTCAAGCAGTAAGCTTTCCCTCTTTCCTAGTTGAGCAACTTGGAGAAAATGCTAACAGGCCTTGCATCTGGTTTCTGCAATGTTTTGCGGTGATTCTGTTCAAAGCTGCTGCTGTTTTGGGATTTTCATACATATCACCGTGGTCACTTTGGTTTGGTGTCCCAGCAATATGTTACACAGTGGCAGCCTTTATTTTCTTGAGCGGATCTTGTACCTATAAATATGTTAAACCAGAAGGTAGCCCTATCACTACTTTATTCCGGGTCTTAGCAGCGTCCATCTCCAAGTTATTCTATCAACTGCCTACAGATGCGTCGCAGCTGTATAACGTATCTGACCGTAATAGACAATACGTGCCTCACACCAATGGCCTGAG GTGTCTAGACAAGGCTGCAATTATCTTGCCCGACCAGACTCTGGAGCAGCAACTGAGGAATAGATGGAGGCTTTGCAGCATTGCTGAGATTGAAGTCACTAAATTTGCAATTCGCACATTCCCTATGTCAGTGACCTTCATTCTTGGGGGGGTTATGACTTCTTTGTCGTATACCTACTTTCTGGAGCAAGCAAAGACTATGAACAATAAGGTTGGACACCTAAGAATTCCTCTAGCTGTATTCCTATGGTTCCAGTTAGAAGCAAGAGAACAATTTCCAAAATTATATCACATACTTGTGAATTGGCGATGGGGTTCAGAAGCAAAACCATCAGCTCCTAGAGTGGGGGTTGCAGTATCCATCATTTTGGGTGTATTATGCACTATTACTGCTGCAAAAGTGGAGTCAAGAAGACTCGCTGTGGTAAAGAGCTATGGTTTAGCAGGCGAGACCGATGAAAAAATTCCAATGACTGTGTTCTGGCTGCTTCCACAGTATCTCCTTCTTGGGGCGGTAGAGGGGATGTTTGCAAAGAGCTTTAatagttactacagtggttactTTGAGCCCATATCTGCGTCGTACATGCTCAGTGGCTGCAATCTGATGCAGGGATTAGGATGTATGAGCAACATTTTGTTAGTGTACATAGTGAGTAAGGTTAGTCAGAGGGGAAATAAACTAAGTTGGTTTCAGGATACCCTGAATAAGAGTCGAGTTGATAAGTACTACTGGAGTCTGTCGTGGCTATTAGCTATTGCATTTGTTTTGTTTGTTGTGATTAGTCTGTGGTATGCATACAGGCGATCAAAAGAAGAAGCACGAACAGTGTACATCGAACAAAGTGTTACCCGTATTGGAACTGAAACAATTTATGAGATGACATATAGAGTGGGAAATAGGCGCAATAACGGTACCATCATTGACATGTTTCCTTCTTTTGGGTAA
- the LOC104092127 gene encoding protein NRT1/ PTR FAMILY 5.5 isoform X5 has product MLMVYLTDVWKLKLTDAAAIVNVFLGLQAIPQSVILFSAHGLFGNYPVLLGSIFACCVGMGFLTMSTPPVLAKATGTCSAYQPECIGEGQRILFYIALALSALGAAGQAVSFPSFLVEQLGENANRPCIWFLQCFAVILFKAAAVLGFSYISPWSLWFGVPAICYTVAAFIFLSGSCTYKYVKPEGSPITTLFRVLAASISKLFYQLPTDASQLYNVSDRNRQYVPHTNGLRCLDKAAIILPDQTLEQQLRNRWRLCSIAEIEVTKFAIRTFPMSVTFILGGVMTSLSYTYFLEQAKTMNNKVGHLRIPLAVFLWFQLEAREQFPKLYHILVNWRWGSEAKPSAPRVGVAVSIILGVLCTITAAKVESRRLAVVKSYGLAGETDEKIPMTVFWLLPQYLLLGAVEGMFAKSFNSYYSGYFEPISASYMLSGCNLMQGLGCMSNILLVYIVSKVSQRGNKLSWFQDTLNKSRVDKYYWSLSWLLAIAFVLFVVISLWYAYRRSKEEARTVYIEQSVTRIGTETIYEMTYRVGNRRNNGTIIDMFPSFG; this is encoded by the exons ATGTTGATGGTGTATTTGACTGATGTATGGAAGCTCAAACTCACAGATGCGGCTGCAATTGTCAATGTCTTCCTTGGTTTGCAAGCAATCCCACAGTCAGTCATACTGTTTTCCGCTCATGGTTTATTCGGCAACTATCCAGTGCTATTGGGTTCTATTTTCGCCTGTTGTGTG GGCATGGGTTTTTTAACAATGTCGACACCGCCAGTCCTTGCTAAGGCTACTGGAACATGCAGTGCTTATCAGCCTGAATGCATTGGCGAAGGCCAGCGCATACTCTTCTACATAGCGTTGGCTCTGTCTGCTCTTGGGGCAGCTGGTCAAGCAGTAAGCTTTCCCTCTTTCCTAGTTGAGCAACTTGGAGAAAATGCTAACAGGCCTTGCATCTGGTTTCTGCAATGTTTTGCGGTGATTCTGTTCAAAGCTGCTGCTGTTTTGGGATTTTCATACATATCACCGTGGTCACTTTGGTTTGGTGTCCCAGCAATATGTTACACAGTGGCAGCCTTTATTTTCTTGAGCGGATCTTGTACCTATAAATATGTTAAACCAGAAGGTAGCCCTATCACTACTTTATTCCGGGTCTTAGCAGCGTCCATCTCCAAGTTATTCTATCAACTGCCTACAGATGCGTCGCAGCTGTATAACGTATCTGACCGTAATAGACAATACGTGCCTCACACCAATGGCCTGAG GTGTCTAGACAAGGCTGCAATTATCTTGCCCGACCAGACTCTGGAGCAGCAACTGAGGAATAGATGGAGGCTTTGCAGCATTGCTGAGATTGAAGTCACTAAATTTGCAATTCGCACATTCCCTATGTCAGTGACCTTCATTCTTGGGGGGGTTATGACTTCTTTGTCGTATACCTACTTTCTGGAGCAAGCAAAGACTATGAACAATAAGGTTGGACACCTAAGAATTCCTCTAGCTGTATTCCTATGGTTCCAGTTAGAAGCAAGAGAACAATTTCCAAAATTATATCACATACTTGTGAATTGGCGATGGGGTTCAGAAGCAAAACCATCAGCTCCTAGAGTGGGGGTTGCAGTATCCATCATTTTGGGTGTATTATGCACTATTACTGCTGCAAAAGTGGAGTCAAGAAGACTCGCTGTGGTAAAGAGCTATGGTTTAGCAGGCGAGACCGATGAAAAAATTCCAATGACTGTGTTCTGGCTGCTTCCACAGTATCTCCTTCTTGGGGCGGTAGAGGGGATGTTTGCAAAGAGCTTTAatagttactacagtggttactTTGAGCCCATATCTGCGTCGTACATGCTCAGTGGCTGCAATCTGATGCAGGGATTAGGATGTATGAGCAACATTTTGTTAGTGTACATAGTGAGTAAGGTTAGTCAGAGGGGAAATAAACTAAGTTGGTTTCAGGATACCCTGAATAAGAGTCGAGTTGATAAGTACTACTGGAGTCTGTCGTGGCTATTAGCTATTGCATTTGTTTTGTTTGTTGTGATTAGTCTGTGGTATGCATACAGGCGATCAAAAGAAGAAGCACGAACAGTGTACATCGAACAAAGTGTTACCCGTATTGGAACTGAAACAATTTATGAGATGACATATAGAGTGGGAAATAGGCGCAATAACGGTACCATCATTGACATGTTTCCTTCTTTTGGGTAA
- the LOC104092127 gene encoding protein NRT1/ PTR FAMILY 5.5 isoform X2, producing MMVYRILSITWANIPVHYALWMLMVYLTDVWKLKLTDAAAIVSVFFGLLTILQSVMLFSAHGLFGNYPVLMGSIFAYCVGMGFLTMSTPPVLAKATGTCSAYQPECIGEGQRILFYIALALCALGTAGQAVSLRAFLLEQLGQNANSPSIWSLQRYAVILFKAAAVLGFSYISPWSLWFGVPAICYTVAAFIFFSGSCTYKYVKPEGSPITTLFRVFAASISKLFYRLPTDVSQLYNISDPGIQSLPHTNSLRCLDKAAIILPDQTLEQQLRNRWRLCSVAEVEATKFVIRKFPLCMTYILGGVLTSLSYTYFLEQAKTMNNKVGNLRIPLAVFLWFQFEAREQFQKIYHIFMNWRWGSEAKPSAPRVGVAVSIILGVLCTITAAKVESRRLAMVKMYSLAGETDEKIPMTVFWLLPQYLLLGAADGMVGNSLENYYNMYFEPISASYMITAVNLMHGLGCISNILIVYVVSKVSQRGNKVSWLQDTLNKSRVDKYYWTLSWLLAIAFVLFVVISLWHAYRRSKEEARTVHVERSVAYVGGELIYETTITMGNRRSNNIIAMLPSSDMFIHY from the exons ATGATGGTTTACAGAATCTTAT CCATTACTTGGGCTAATATTCCCGTGCATTATGCTCTGTGGATGTTGATGGTGTACTTGACTGATGTATGGAAGCTCAAACTCACAGACGCAGCTGCAATTGTCAGCGTCTTCTTTGGTTTGCTGACAATCCTACAGTCAGTCATGCTGTTTTCTGCTCATGGTTTATTCGGCAACTATCCAGTGCTAATGGGTTCTATATTCGCCTATTGTGTG GGCATGGGTTTTTTAACAATGTCAACACCACCAGTCCTTGCTAAGGCTACTGGAACATGCAGTGCTTATCAGCCTGAATGCATCGGTGAAGGCCAGCGTATACTCTTCTACATAGCATTGGCTCTGTGTGCTCTGGGAACAGCTGGTCAAGCAGTAAGCTTACGCGCTTTCCTACTTGAGCAACTTGGACAAAATGCTAACAGTCCGTCTATCTGGTCTCTGCAACGTTATGCAGTGATTCTGTTCAAAGCTGCTGCTGTTTTGGGATTTTCATACATATCACCGTGGTCGCTTTGGTTTGGTGTCCCAGCAATATGTTACACAGTTGCAGCCTTTATTTTCTTTAGTGGATCTTGTACCTATAAGTATGTTAAACCAGAAGGTAGCCCGATCACTACTTTATTCCGGGTCTTTGCAGCGTCTATCTCTAAGTTATTCTATCGACTGCCTACAGATGTGTCACAGCTGTATAACATATCTGACCCTGGCATACAATCACTGCCTCACACCAATAGCCTGAG GTGTCTTGATAAGGCTGCAATAATCTTGCCCGACCAGACTCTAGAGCAGCAACTGAGGAATAGATGGAGGCTTTGCAGCGTTGCTGAGGTTGAAGCTACTAAATTTGTAATTCGCAAGTTCCCACTGTGTATGACCTACATTCTTGGTGGGGTTTTGACTTCTCTGTCATACACCTACTTTCTAGAGCAAGCAAAGACTATGAACAATAAGGTCGGGAACCTAAGAATTCCTCTAGCTGTCTTCCTATGGTTCCAATTTGAAGCAAGAGAACAGTTTCAAAAAATATATCACATATTTATGAATTGGCGATGGGGTTCAGAAGCAAAACCATCAGCTCCTAGAGTGGGGGTTGCAGTATCCATCATTTTGGGGGTATTATGCACTATTACTGCTGCAAAAGTGGAGTCAAGAAGACTCGCTATGGTAAAGATGTATAGTTTAGCAGGCGAGACGGACGAAAAAATTCCAATGACTGTGTTCTGGCTGCTTCCACAGTATCTTCTTCTTGGGGCAGCAGACGGGATGGTTGGAAACAGCCTGGAGAATTACTACAATATGTACTTTGAGCCCATATCTGCCTCGTATATGATCACTGCCGTCAATTTGATGCACGGGTTAGGATGTATAAGCAACATTTTGATAGTGTACGTAGTGAGTAAGGTTAGTCAGAGGGGGAATAAAGTAAGTTGGCTTCAGGATACGCTGAATAAGAGTCGAGTTGATAAGTATTACTGGACTCTGTCGTGGCTATTAGCTATTGCATTTGTTTTGTTTGTTGTAATTAGTCTGTGGCATGCATACAGGCGATCAAAAGAAGAAGCACGAACAGTGCACGTTGAACGAAGTGTTGCCTACGTTGGGGGTGAACTAATTTATGAGACGACAATTACAATGGGAAACAGGCGCAGTAACAACATCATCGCCATGCTTCCTTCTTCTGATATGTTCATACATTACTAG